In the Verrucomicrobiia bacterium genome, one interval contains:
- a CDS encoding metalloregulator ArsR/SmtB family transcription factor — protein MMTPLARQIQADFKRNEATCQKALTLLHLLSNKARFRIVCVLARGEFCVHEICEIVGGCNLSNISQQLKMLTLAGIIKKRRDQRRILYSLKDPRIAQLVEFLRQMLEAK, from the coding sequence ATGATGACGCCGTTGGCGCGACAAATCCAGGCCGACTTCAAACGTAACGAAGCGACCTGCCAGAAGGCGCTGACCTTGTTGCACCTGCTCTCCAACAAGGCCCGTTTTCGCATCGTTTGTGTGCTGGCCCGCGGCGAGTTTTGCGTGCACGAAATCTGCGAGATCGTCGGCGGCTGCAACCTCTCCAACATCTCCCAGCAGCTCAAAATGCTCACCCTGGCCGGCATCATCAAAAAACGCCGGGACCAGCGCCGCATCCTTTATTCCCTGAAAGACCCGCGGATCGCGCAGCTCGTCGAATTCCTGCGCCAGATGCTCGAGGCCAAATAA
- a CDS encoding nucleoside-diphosphate kinase, which produces MAEQLAHVIITPYSLYKSRTGGILARLLARTGLELAAARMFAPSRELVEAYAQTVVCASNPADRRVEEWIRDYLLTHVGPDPRGRRRRVMMLLFRGEDAVRKVYQVVGTLNPNRTMGETIRDTYGDVLLNEDGTLRYFEPAVLAAPTPEIAVRDLRLWGQYSDRDGGLLENVIEYPAGQTPEKTLVLIKPENFRFPTGRPGNMIDYFSRTGLYIVAIKVHRMSVAEACEFYGPVREVLRQKLKGMVAGRAKAVLEKEFEFHLSPEVTTQLGELLGPVYGDSQFDAIVRFMAGRAPGECDVTLRHQPGTEKCIALVYEGINAVAKIRDVLGPTDPSKAPPGSIRREFGSTIMVNAAHASDSPENARREMGIVKPGDNQFRQVVEEFLGPVGGVGA; this is translated from the coding sequence ATGGCTGAACAACTGGCTCATGTTATCATAACACCTTATTCTCTGTATAAATCGCGCACGGGCGGCATTTTAGCCCGGCTGCTGGCCCGCACCGGGCTGGAGCTGGCGGCGGCGCGGATGTTTGCCCCCAGCCGCGAGCTGGTGGAGGCTTATGCGCAGACGGTGGTTTGCGCCTCCAATCCGGCGGATCGCCGGGTGGAGGAGTGGATTCGGGATTACCTGTTGACGCATGTGGGGCCGGATCCGCGCGGGCGGCGGCGCCGGGTGATGATGTTGCTGTTCCGGGGCGAGGACGCGGTGCGCAAGGTGTATCAGGTGGTGGGGACGCTCAATCCGAATCGGACGATGGGCGAGACCATCCGGGATACCTATGGGGATGTGCTGCTGAACGAAGACGGCACGCTGCGATATTTTGAGCCGGCGGTGCTGGCGGCGCCCACGCCGGAGATTGCGGTGCGGGATTTGCGCCTGTGGGGCCAGTACTCGGATCGCGACGGGGGGTTGCTGGAGAACGTGATTGAATATCCGGCGGGGCAGACGCCGGAGAAGACGCTGGTGCTCATCAAGCCGGAGAACTTCCGTTTCCCCACGGGGCGGCCGGGGAACATGATAGATTATTTCAGCCGCACGGGCCTTTACATTGTGGCCATCAAGGTGCACCGGATGAGCGTGGCCGAGGCGTGCGAGTTTTACGGGCCGGTGCGCGAGGTGCTGCGCCAAAAGCTCAAGGGGATGGTGGCCGGCCGGGCGAAGGCCGTGCTGGAAAAGGAGTTTGAATTCCACCTTTCCCCCGAGGTCACCACCCAGTTGGGCGAGCTGCTGGGGCCGGTGTACGGGGACAGCCAGTTTGACGCGATTGTTCGTTTCATGGCGGGGCGCGCGCCGGGCGAGTGTGATGTGACCCTGCGGCATCAGCCGGGCACGGAGAAGTGCATTGCGCTGGTGTATGAGGGGATCAATGCGGTGGCGAAGATTCGCGACGTGCTCGGCCCCACGGATCCCTCCAAGGCGCCGCCCGGTTCGATCCGGCGCGAGTTTGGCTCCACCATCATGGTCAATGCGGCCCATGCCAGCGATTCCCCGGAGAACGCCCGGCGGGAAATGGGCATTGTCAAGCCCGGCGACAATCAATTCCGGCAGGTGGTGGAGGAGTTTCTGGGGCCGGTGGGCGGCGTCGGCGCCTGA